In Spirosoma aureum, a single genomic region encodes these proteins:
- a CDS encoding LamG-like jellyroll fold domain-containing protein, with protein sequence MKKILPAFLLIRLVSCFALCWVVGGCKWNLDTRSFPKCESPTAKINYQANLLSVTFSLSALTGTTDDVKWDFGDGQSGSSAVAVSMPHSYTASGTYAVKANLTNKCGDAYTASTSITISNVVPPTVTIQDLDPTTITMNSAALRMTVTSNGNGVISRYGLCYSTTNNPPTIADQKTENTFNPTVGTANSFTMTQLQPGTTYYVRAFAINSAAPSYSQEVRTFTTPPLLPVVTTIGTSSLDRSTALVLFRLDNAGIPAAIRYGICYSSTSNDPKLPGASAVDVTGPVVGANTSVTLTNLSINTRYYYRSFAVYGDNLVVYGDVLPFTTLDFDLTTGLVASFPFDGNASDVSGNGNHATLRNGPTFTANRKGGDQTALYFDGVDDYIEIADNASLRPASISISVWIKPSAAARTSRMQIFMKNNFADGEKEQYSAIVKEIPVGSSATKPYINFDIKQQSNCVQSKGWQDLELSDLVLVDTWQHLVFVYSGRTMTVYQNGKAIRSKTDLTQTFIDDCIGGTLKFGAQSKNFPNYFQGAMDDIRVYNIPLNQDQVDALYSRQ encoded by the coding sequence ATGAAGAAAATTTTACCGGCGTTTTTATTGATTCGTTTAGTAAGTTGTTTTGCGTTATGCTGGGTAGTTGGTGGCTGTAAATGGAATCTGGATACCCGATCATTCCCTAAATGCGAAAGCCCCACAGCAAAAATTAATTATCAGGCTAATTTACTGAGTGTTACTTTTTCTCTCTCTGCTTTAACGGGAACTACCGACGACGTGAAGTGGGATTTTGGTGATGGCCAATCAGGAAGTTCGGCCGTGGCGGTTTCAATGCCACATTCATACACGGCTTCGGGAACATATGCCGTTAAAGCCAATCTGACCAATAAATGCGGGGATGCTTACACGGCCAGTACAAGCATAACAATCAGTAATGTTGTTCCGCCAACGGTTACCATTCAGGACCTCGATCCGACTACCATAACCATGAACTCAGCGGCCCTTCGCATGACCGTAACCAGTAATGGCAACGGAGTAATTAGCCGGTACGGTTTATGTTATTCCACAACCAATAATCCGCCTACAATTGCTGATCAGAAGACCGAAAATACATTTAATCCAACGGTAGGAACTGCAAACTCATTTACGATGACTCAATTGCAGCCCGGTACGACTTATTACGTTCGTGCTTTTGCGATCAATAGTGCCGCTCCCAGCTATAGTCAGGAGGTAAGAACGTTTACAACGCCACCTCTGCTCCCCGTTGTAACGACTATTGGAACGAGTTCGCTCGATCGGAGTACGGCTTTGGTGTTATTCAGGCTGGATAATGCCGGCATTCCAGCTGCTATTCGTTATGGTATCTGCTATTCCAGTACGTCAAATGATCCCAAACTACCTGGTGCATCGGCAGTAGATGTTACCGGCCCAGTTGTTGGAGCCAATACGTCCGTAACACTCACTAACCTGTCTATCAACACAAGGTATTACTATCGGTCGTTCGCGGTGTATGGAGATAATCTGGTCGTCTATGGAGACGTTCTGCCCTTTACTACACTCGATTTTGACCTGACAACTGGTTTAGTGGCCAGCTTTCCATTCGATGGAAATGCCAGTGATGTTAGCGGAAACGGCAATCATGCGACATTAAGAAACGGGCCTACGTTTACGGCTAACCGTAAGGGCGGTGATCAGACGGCACTATATTTCGATGGTGTGGACGATTACATTGAAATTGCTGATAATGCCAGCCTACGCCCGGCCAGTATTTCAATTAGTGTCTGGATTAAACCAAGCGCAGCGGCCCGAACATCCAGGATGCAGATTTTTATGAAAAACAACTTCGCCGATGGCGAAAAGGAGCAGTATAGCGCTATTGTCAAAGAGATACCAGTTGGGTCGTCGGCAACGAAACCATACATCAATTTCGACATTAAGCAACAGAGCAACTGTGTTCAGAGTAAAGGTTGGCAGGATCTGGAACTGTCTGATCTGGTTTTGGTGGATACTTGGCAGCATCTGGTTTTTGTTTACTCGGGTAGAACCATGACTGTGTATCAAAATGGGAAAGCGATCCGCTCAAAGACGGATTTGACCCAAACCTTTATCGACGACTGTATTGGTGGTACCTTAAAGTTTGGGGCGCAGTCGAAAAACTTTCCGAATTATTTCCAGGGTGCTATGGACGATATTCGAGTCTATAACATACCCCTAAATCAGGATCAGGTCGATGCGCTTTATAGTCGCCAATAA
- a CDS encoding MlaE family ABC transporter permease: MQSDTTNSANKSSSKPVVNRRLDKFFLNLADVSAFVGRFFREAFIPPYEFKEIIRQCYEVGYRSLLLISTTGFITGIVFTNQSRPSLSEFGATSWLPSLIAIAIVRALGPLVTALIASGKVGSSIGAELGSMNVTEQIDAMEVSGTNPFKFLVVSRVLATSITIPVLTMYTIFVGLLGAFINVNQNEQTSFVSYFQEVFGAITYTDIFASITKSIVFGFTIGMVGCYKGYHSSKGTEGVGKAANASVVTAMFLVFIEELLSLQIITAIRGN; the protein is encoded by the coding sequence ATGCAGTCAGACACCACCAACTCCGCCAATAAATCATCCAGTAAGCCCGTCGTTAACCGGCGGCTGGATAAGTTCTTCTTAAATCTGGCCGATGTTTCGGCCTTTGTCGGACGCTTCTTTCGGGAAGCGTTTATTCCTCCCTATGAATTTAAGGAGATTATCCGGCAGTGTTATGAAGTAGGGTATCGATCGTTGTTGCTGATCTCAACAACGGGCTTTATTACCGGTATCGTGTTTACCAATCAGTCGCGACCGTCGTTGTCTGAGTTTGGGGCTACTTCGTGGCTGCCCTCCCTTATTGCCATTGCCATTGTGCGGGCGTTAGGGCCACTCGTAACAGCACTGATTGCATCTGGCAAAGTAGGGTCGAGTATTGGCGCCGAACTGGGTTCCATGAACGTAACGGAGCAAATCGATGCTATGGAAGTTTCGGGTACAAACCCGTTCAAGTTCCTGGTAGTGAGTCGTGTACTGGCCACATCGATCACGATTCCCGTTCTGACAATGTATACCATTTTTGTCGGGCTCCTGGGGGCATTCATTAATGTGAATCAGAACGAGCAAACCAGCTTTGTGTCCTATTTTCAGGAGGTCTTTGGCGCCATTACGTACACCGATATTTTCGCTTCCATCACAAAATCGATTGTATTTGGTTTTACGATCGGCATGGTCGGTTGCTACAAAGGCTATCATTCCTCAAAAGGGACTGAGGGCGTTGGTAAGGCGGCCAATGCATCCGTTGTAACAGCCATGTTTCTGGTCTTCATCGAAGAATTGCTGTCGCTTCAGATCATAACCGCTATTCGAGGCAACTAG
- a CDS encoding ABC transporter ATP-binding protein, whose translation MTQPTDPVISIHGLKKSFGDLHVLRGIDLDVSRGENVVVLGRSGTGKSVLIKIIVGLLKPDAGSVVVLGQDVEKLRDQELDMFRQKVGFSFQSSALYDSMSIRENLEFPLIRNVRDLTQGEIDRAVEEALDDVGLSQTINQMPSELSGGQRKRIGIARTLMLKPEIMLYDEPTAGLDPITSIEINNLINEVKERFKATSIIITHDLTCAKTTGDRVAMLLDGRFERVGPFEEVFADPDERIQQFYNYKFVD comes from the coding sequence ATGACACAACCAACCGATCCAGTTATCAGTATTCACGGCCTGAAAAAGTCGTTTGGCGACTTACACGTACTGCGCGGTATCGATCTGGATGTTAGCCGGGGCGAAAATGTAGTCGTGTTGGGTCGTTCTGGTACAGGAAAGTCAGTGTTGATTAAAATTATTGTTGGTTTATTGAAGCCCGACGCCGGAAGTGTTGTTGTGCTGGGACAGGATGTTGAAAAACTTCGCGACCAAGAACTCGATATGTTCCGTCAGAAAGTTGGCTTCTCGTTTCAGAGCAGTGCATTGTATGATAGTATGAGTATTCGGGAAAATCTGGAATTCCCGCTCATACGCAATGTGCGGGATCTGACGCAGGGAGAAATTGACCGCGCCGTTGAAGAAGCTCTGGACGATGTTGGTTTGTCGCAGACGATCAACCAGATGCCCTCGGAGCTTTCGGGTGGTCAGCGCAAACGAATTGGTATTGCCCGAACCTTAATGCTGAAGCCTGAAATCATGCTCTACGACGAACCAACGGCCGGGCTCGATCCGATCACAAGTATCGAGATCAACAACCTGATTAATGAAGTTAAAGAACGCTTTAAAGCGACTTCCATTATCATTACTCACGATTTGACCTGTGCGAAAACCACCGGCGATCGTGTGGCCATGCTTCTGGATGGGCGCTTCGAGCGAGTTGGCCCGTTCGAGGAGGTTTTTGCCGACCCCGATGAGCGAATACAGCAGTTTTACAATTACAAATTTGTCGATTAG
- a CDS encoding MlaD family protein produces the protein MSTESNKRSVVVGIFVLLGIIIFVAGVFVLGGQQKRFTKSIRLIAVFKDVSGLKAGNNVWFSGVKVGTVKRVSIYSNAQVEVDMDVEQSSKQFIRKDASASISSDGLIGNKIVVIVGGTNNHPEVEDGDRLQTQAALSSDQIMATLQENNNNLLRVTNDFKELVGNLRKGKGTVGAVLTDSIVANNFKRAMLNLEKASDNTVKVTGAVSQFAAKLNAKGTLANELVTDTTVFRQLSRSAGRLESAATSADVAVGSLRKSTENFNRASEKLNNNNSPLGVLLTDQETANNLRITLRNLNRGSALLNEDLKAAQNNFLLRGFFKKQAKEDAKRKADSTATKP, from the coding sequence ATGAGTACAGAATCGAACAAACGCTCTGTTGTTGTTGGCATATTTGTTCTGCTGGGCATTATCATCTTTGTTGCAGGGGTGTTTGTGCTGGGCGGGCAACAAAAACGCTTCACGAAAAGCATCCGTCTCATTGCCGTTTTCAAAGATGTATCAGGCCTCAAAGCAGGCAATAACGTCTGGTTTTCAGGCGTAAAAGTCGGAACGGTTAAGCGAGTCAGTATCTATAGCAATGCGCAGGTAGAAGTAGACATGGACGTCGAACAGAGTTCGAAGCAGTTCATCCGGAAAGACGCCAGTGCAAGCATTAGCTCAGATGGGCTGATTGGCAATAAAATTGTTGTCATTGTGGGCGGAACCAATAATCATCCTGAGGTTGAAGACGGCGACCGGCTGCAAACCCAGGCGGCCCTAAGCTCAGACCAGATTATGGCGACCCTACAGGAAAATAATAACAATCTGCTGCGCGTAACCAACGACTTCAAAGAACTGGTCGGGAACCTTAGAAAGGGCAAAGGCACAGTTGGCGCTGTGCTGACTGATTCGATCGTTGCCAACAACTTTAAGCGGGCCATGCTAAACCTGGAAAAGGCGTCTGATAACACCGTAAAGGTCACAGGCGCGGTATCGCAATTTGCGGCTAAATTAAATGCAAAAGGAACGTTAGCCAATGAGCTGGTGACTGACACAACGGTTTTCCGCCAATTAAGCCGCTCGGCGGGGCGGCTGGAAAGCGCGGCAACGTCGGCCGATGTCGCCGTTGGCAGCCTGCGAAAATCCACGGAGAACTTTAACCGGGCATCCGAAAAACTCAATAACAACAACAGTCCGCTAGGTGTGTTACTAACCGATCAGGAAACAGCGAATAACCTTCGGATTACGCTCCGGAATTTAAACAGAGGTAGCGCTTTGCTCAATGAAGATTTGAAAGCCGCTCAGAATAATTTCCTGTTGCGTGGTTTTTTCAAGAAGCAAGCCAAAGAAGATGCCAAGCGTAAAGCAGATAGTACAGCCACAAAACCGTAG
- a CDS encoding FKBP-type peptidyl-prolyl cis-trans isomerase has product MQISKHKVAAIHYTLRDDAGNILDSSQERDPLYYLHGKGNLIPGMEEGLEGKAKGDKAKIDVAPEKGYGKRNPQLIQEVPIKAFGGQKIEVGMQFETNQGELITVTQVGPETVTVDGNHPLADQNLHFDVEVVEVRDATPDELAHGHVHGPGGHH; this is encoded by the coding sequence ATGCAGATCTCGAAACATAAAGTAGCCGCCATCCACTATACCCTCCGTGATGATGCAGGCAACATCCTGGATTCGAGCCAGGAACGTGACCCGCTCTATTACCTTCATGGCAAGGGTAACCTGATTCCAGGAATGGAAGAAGGGCTGGAAGGAAAAGCCAAAGGCGACAAAGCAAAAATAGATGTAGCTCCTGAAAAGGGCTATGGCAAACGAAATCCCCAACTTATTCAGGAGGTTCCAATCAAAGCGTTTGGTGGCCAGAAAATAGAAGTTGGGATGCAGTTTGAGACCAATCAGGGCGAATTGATCACCGTAACACAGGTAGGACCTGAAACGGTGACCGTTGATGGCAACCACCCATTGGCCGACCAGAATCTGCATTTCGACGTTGAAGTCGTAGAGGTACGCGACGCTACCCCTGACGAACTGGCGCATGGACACGTTCATGGTCCCGGTGGGCATCATTAA
- a CDS encoding fasciclin domain-containing protein, giving the protein MTTKSCFGWAMGFALLIGVNTTITAQDQNTAAQPTAAATSTMGMPGANLKSGVSTGKDLAISAAKSADHTILFRALRVSGLTEQASSKGPFTVFAPTNEAFNKLPEGTVDGLLQPAAKGKLVKLLAYHVVKGKLTSDQLQDGQKLKTVTGGTLTVGKQGDTVTITDGAGNTATVNAADVETTNGIVHSIDTVLMPAEGGK; this is encoded by the coding sequence ATGACAACGAAATCGTGTTTCGGCTGGGCGATGGGATTCGCCCTACTTATTGGGGTTAATACAACAATTACAGCTCAGGATCAGAATACGGCGGCTCAGCCTACTGCTGCGGCAACCAGTACGATGGGGATGCCCGGAGCAAACTTAAAATCGGGGGTTTCGACCGGTAAAGATCTGGCGATCAGTGCCGCAAAATCGGCCGACCATACCATTTTATTTCGGGCATTGCGCGTATCGGGCCTGACCGAACAGGCTAGTAGTAAAGGCCCATTCACGGTGTTTGCCCCAACCAATGAGGCTTTCAATAAATTGCCGGAAGGCACTGTAGATGGACTTCTGCAACCAGCGGCTAAAGGAAAACTAGTCAAACTATTAGCGTATCACGTTGTAAAAGGCAAGTTAACCTCCGATCAGTTGCAGGATGGTCAGAAGCTCAAAACAGTAACGGGTGGCACACTAACCGTTGGTAAACAGGGCGATACAGTTACCATTACCGATGGGGCAGGTAACACCGCGACCGTTAACGCGGCCGATGTTGAAACCACAAACGGAATCGTTCATTCAATTGATACAGTGCTGATGCCCGCAGAAGGAGGCAAATAG
- a CDS encoding L,D-transpeptidase family protein: MDKRKIWIGVAILAGLVIVFFVGRQVINWQKTKQEEKQNREQALRQLKQAKQTLHQVCQYADSVGIDTSRFTISTTTSKDDITEKIAQLVMETRYGKKPSRIEFSGLPEAVDSSWSEKISTTFSPAAITDVASFSPYNQLVKHYNRLRNRTKASPGVADSLRLIRQTLNFYRYINRFDPEKFVVVNIPAGELNVFDRSGKRFLPMKVITGKKDKRTPCMTTYIKDIVAYPYWNVPKSIAINEMLPKIRKNLAFLNNQNLQVLDSRNREVDPEEIDWESLSETNFPYRIRQASGCENSLGLIKFDLENPLAIYLHDTNGRDMFTLTADRWRSHGCVRVQKPVELANFVLGKQTFDAGFMNRCLIDQKPQTLAIPKRFPVFITYNIADVDAAGQLHFYNDVYGLGK, from the coding sequence ATGGATAAACGTAAAATATGGATTGGGGTGGCCATTCTGGCCGGATTAGTGATCGTATTCTTTGTCGGTCGCCAGGTGATTAACTGGCAGAAGACAAAACAGGAAGAGAAACAAAACCGGGAGCAGGCTTTGCGTCAGCTTAAGCAGGCAAAGCAAACTTTGCACCAGGTTTGCCAATATGCCGACTCAGTGGGCATCGATACGAGCCGCTTCACGATCAGTACCACCACTTCTAAAGATGATATTACTGAAAAAATCGCCCAGTTAGTCATGGAAACACGGTATGGCAAGAAGCCATCCCGGATAGAATTTAGTGGCCTTCCGGAAGCCGTTGATTCATCGTGGTCCGAGAAGATCAGTACGACCTTCTCGCCCGCAGCCATTACCGATGTAGCTTCCTTTTCTCCGTATAATCAGTTAGTGAAGCATTATAACCGATTACGAAATCGGACAAAAGCAAGTCCTGGCGTTGCCGATTCGCTTCGGTTGATCCGGCAAACGCTCAATTTTTACCGCTATATTAATCGGTTCGACCCCGAAAAATTTGTGGTAGTTAATATTCCGGCAGGCGAACTGAACGTGTTTGATCGAAGTGGGAAACGGTTTTTACCCATGAAAGTCATTACGGGCAAAAAAGATAAGCGAACGCCCTGTATGACAACGTACATTAAAGACATCGTTGCCTATCCCTACTGGAATGTTCCGAAAAGTATTGCGATCAACGAAATGCTTCCCAAAATCAGGAAAAACCTGGCCTTCCTGAACAATCAGAATTTACAGGTACTCGACAGTCGTAACCGTGAAGTAGATCCCGAAGAAATTGACTGGGAAAGCCTGTCTGAGACAAATTTTCCGTACCGGATCCGGCAGGCATCGGGTTGCGAGAATTCGTTGGGGCTGATTAAATTCGATCTGGAAAATCCGCTGGCCATTTACCTCCACGATACCAATGGCCGCGACATGTTCACCCTCACTGCCGATCGCTGGCGGAGTCATGGCTGCGTACGTGTGCAAAAGCCCGTCGAGCTAGCCAACTTCGTGCTCGGCAAACAAACATTCGATGCCGGTTTCATGAACCGCTGCCTGATCGATCAAAAGCCGCAGACGCTGGCCATTCCTAAACGGTTTCCGGTTTTCATCACCTACAACATTGCGGATGTCGATGCAGCGGGGCAATTACACTTTTATAACGATGTGTATGGGCTTGGTAAGTGA
- a CDS encoding TonB-dependent receptor — MKSLYINLLFLLFLSGLTPSALAQTAALHGSITDAETGKPLAGASIILKGSKRGAVTDDLGRFSLPSSDVNGRLLIVSMIGYERQEVLIPANQSLTVRLRSSSELLDQVVVAASRVEESSLRSPVSIEKLDSRAIRQSPSANYFEALNNVKGVDMVTSGLTYRQINTRGFNSTGNSRFLQLVDGVDNQSPGLGFSVGNLFGVSDLDVESAELIPGAASALYGPVAFNGLLYTKTKNPFDYQGLSVQQKTGINHVADPTGDGAKLFSETSVRYAKAFGNRFAFKLNASYLKGRDWYAADYTDIDPNTSPDKRGPTNPGRNALNIYGDEVAQTLPGIGRVSRTGYEERNLTTYDVYSLKLNGALHCRITPTVEAIYALNVNQGTANYTGSSRFMLNDFRLTQHRLELRGKNFFIRAYSTAENSNNSYNTRSLGQLINRAWVRDLSGNVVSPDKADATWFERYGAAYGGKVEGVTAQSNDAARTFADQGRFTPGSADFDREKDKYIHIAGLQGAGVLSQSKLYHVEGLYDFTPHVRVVNLQGGGNLRYYAMETNGTLFDDIVNKVRVSEYGAFLQVAKTILNDKLKLTLSGRYDKNQNFAGNFTPRASAVFSPNDAHHFRASYQTGFRNPTVPDQFIKLNVGPIIILGGAPANSAGLGAYENSFTSSSVGDFGAAFGQDLAAGTPFPQAVAKNKDKLVKSNVPYIRPEQSQAFEIGYKGLLTPRLLIDLSYYHGQYRNFLINQVVISPKSPVLLADGSINPAAASDVLTTANRQAYQLYTNAADRVSTEGASAGLTATLNRGYLLNINATWAQFNILDANPNNIPAFNTPRFKANAVLSNDRLTDRVGFSVAWHWQEAFDWYGTFTENRPGRIPSYSLLDAQVSYRLPSLKTTLKLGASNLANNYVVQAYGSSAVGGLYYLTLSFDELMH, encoded by the coding sequence ATGAAATCTCTTTATATAAACCTATTGTTTTTGCTGTTTCTCAGTGGGCTGACACCATCTGCCCTGGCCCAGACAGCAGCACTTCATGGCTCTATTACCGATGCCGAAACTGGAAAACCGCTGGCGGGAGCAAGCATTATCCTTAAAGGCAGTAAGCGTGGGGCCGTTACGGATGACCTGGGCCGATTCAGTTTGCCCAGTTCCGATGTGAACGGGCGGCTTCTTATCGTATCGATGATTGGTTACGAAAGGCAGGAAGTTTTGATCCCGGCAAACCAATCGCTGACGGTTCGGCTACGCTCTTCGTCTGAATTGCTCGACCAGGTCGTTGTAGCAGCATCGCGGGTTGAAGAAAGTAGCCTGCGCTCGCCGGTAAGTATCGAAAAACTCGATTCCCGTGCTATCCGGCAGTCGCCTTCGGCCAACTACTTTGAAGCGCTTAACAATGTGAAGGGTGTGGATATGGTTACCAGCGGACTGACGTATCGCCAGATCAACACACGGGGCTTCAACTCGACGGGCAATAGCCGGTTTCTCCAACTGGTAGATGGAGTCGATAACCAGTCACCGGGGCTGGGCTTCTCGGTAGGCAACCTGTTTGGCGTGTCAGATCTAGATGTGGAATCGGCCGAATTGATTCCAGGGGCAGCCTCTGCCCTGTATGGCCCGGTAGCGTTCAATGGTCTGTTGTATACGAAAACCAAAAATCCTTTTGATTATCAAGGGCTAAGCGTACAGCAGAAAACAGGGATCAATCATGTAGCCGATCCAACTGGCGATGGCGCAAAACTCTTCTCAGAAACATCGGTACGTTATGCCAAAGCATTTGGCAACAGGTTTGCGTTTAAACTGAATGCATCCTACCTCAAAGGTCGCGACTGGTATGCAGCCGACTACACCGACATCGATCCAAATACCAGTCCCGATAAGCGCGGCCCAACAAACCCAGGCCGAAATGCGCTGAATATTTATGGGGATGAAGTAGCGCAAACGCTACCGGGCATCGGTCGCGTTTCGCGAACAGGTTATGAAGAGCGCAATTTAACTACGTACGATGTTTATAGTCTGAAATTGAATGGCGCTCTTCATTGCCGGATTACGCCTACTGTCGAAGCCATTTATGCACTAAATGTGAATCAGGGAACGGCCAATTATACGGGTAGTAGCCGGTTTATGCTTAATGATTTCCGGTTAACGCAGCATCGCTTGGAACTACGTGGCAAAAACTTTTTCATTCGGGCGTACTCAACTGCCGAGAACTCGAATAACTCCTATAATACGCGTTCACTGGGCCAACTCATCAACCGCGCATGGGTGCGTGATCTGAGCGGCAACGTGGTTTCGCCCGACAAAGCCGACGCCACCTGGTTTGAGCGTTATGGCGCAGCTTATGGTGGAAAAGTGGAAGGCGTTACCGCTCAGAGTAACGATGCCGCCCGCACATTTGCCGATCAGGGACGATTCACCCCCGGTTCCGCCGATTTTGACCGGGAAAAAGACAAATACATTCACATTGCCGGATTACAAGGAGCAGGAGTTCTCAGTCAGAGCAAATTATACCATGTCGAAGGCCTATATGACTTCACCCCACATGTCAGGGTTGTGAATTTACAGGGCGGTGGTAATCTGCGCTATTACGCAATGGAAACCAACGGGACACTCTTCGATGACATAGTCAATAAGGTGCGGGTGTCGGAGTATGGTGCGTTTCTACAGGTGGCTAAAACGATCCTGAACGATAAACTGAAACTTACGCTATCGGGGCGCTACGACAAAAATCAGAATTTCGCCGGAAACTTTACCCCAAGAGCGTCGGCGGTGTTCTCACCGAACGATGCGCATCATTTTCGGGCCAGTTACCAGACCGGATTCCGGAACCCTACTGTACCTGATCAGTTTATTAAATTGAACGTCGGTCCGATCATTATTCTGGGCGGGGCCCCGGCAAACTCGGCAGGTCTGGGTGCCTATGAAAACTCATTTACATCGTCATCTGTGGGTGATTTTGGCGCTGCGTTCGGGCAGGATCTGGCCGCAGGTACCCCTTTCCCACAAGCCGTTGCCAAAAATAAAGATAAGCTGGTGAAGTCGAACGTACCTTACATTCGCCCTGAACAGTCGCAGGCTTTTGAAATAGGGTATAAAGGATTGCTAACGCCCCGTTTATTGATCGATCTGAGTTATTACCATGGTCAATACCGAAATTTCCTTATAAATCAGGTGGTTATCAGCCCCAAAAGTCCGGTACTTCTGGCCGATGGCAGTATCAATCCGGCCGCAGCCTCCGATGTACTGACCACAGCGAACCGGCAGGCTTATCAACTTTATACCAATGCGGCCGACCGCGTTTCGACAGAAGGAGCCAGTGCCGGATTGACAGCCACGCTAAATCGCGGTTATCTTCTGAATATCAATGCGACCTGGGCGCAATTCAATATTCTGGATGCCAATCCAAACAATATTCCGGCTTTTAATACGCCCCGTTTCAAAGCCAATGCGGTTTTGAGCAATGATCGTTTGACCGATCGTGTAGGTTTCAGTGTGGCCTGGCACTGGCAGGAAGCTTTCGACTGGTATGGCACATTTACTGAAAATCGACCGGGTCGAATTCCATCCTATTCATTGCTCGACGCACAGGTTAGCTATCGACTACCGTCTTTAAAAACAACCCTGAAACTTGGGGCCAGTAATCTGGCAAACAATTACGTTGTACAGGCGTATGGTTCATCAGCCGTGGGCGGACTCTACTACCTGACGCTCTCTTTCGATGAATTAATGCATTGA
- a CDS encoding MFS transporter, producing the protein MDEVLTSSRQTITDQTNWFAFGLCFGCYVMGGTVSTLLSVFLPVILPEFGANASSGAVLNAAFLYGWVGGGLGFGLVADRIGRVRSLTIATALVGFFTLLCVWASSWPMMAAFRFMAGMGVGGVLVITTIYLSEIWPERGRAVILGLLAMSFPVGIVLAGSMNLLFAQWRTAFWLGVIPLVLALLVAQLLPESRHWQATRSTGKSSTQSLWQPQYRLNLVQGSLIFSAVLIGLWAVFSWTPSWIQTLFVTDADARQARGITMMLFGIGGILGGAVSGLLVNKLGMRTTLLGTFACCLFACWLLFGTNQTFSPLIYAETALLSLCFGVSQGTLSSFVPLLFPIAIRATASGFSFNVGRVLTATGVFFVGSLVAVFGGLGNALLFFSLTFALAFTVTWFSRRATSV; encoded by the coding sequence ATGGATGAAGTACTTACATCTTCCCGCCAAACTATTACCGACCAGACCAACTGGTTTGCGTTTGGGCTTTGCTTCGGATGTTACGTGATGGGTGGTACCGTTTCAACACTGTTATCGGTGTTTCTGCCAGTTATTCTGCCCGAATTTGGGGCTAATGCCTCGTCGGGTGCAGTGCTTAATGCTGCTTTTCTATATGGATGGGTAGGTGGTGGATTGGGTTTTGGCCTGGTTGCCGACCGTATAGGGCGGGTTCGGTCCTTAACGATAGCCACTGCTTTAGTCGGTTTTTTTACGCTACTGTGTGTATGGGCAAGTAGCTGGCCAATGATGGCTGCCTTCCGGTTTATGGCTGGTATGGGTGTGGGTGGCGTATTGGTAATAACGACAATCTATCTGTCAGAAATCTGGCCAGAACGTGGTCGTGCAGTAATACTTGGGTTATTGGCGATGTCGTTTCCGGTTGGTATCGTTCTGGCGGGCAGTATGAATTTGCTGTTTGCCCAGTGGCGAACGGCCTTCTGGCTGGGTGTGATTCCACTCGTGTTAGCTCTGCTAGTGGCACAACTTTTGCCAGAATCCCGTCATTGGCAAGCAACCAGAAGTACCGGAAAATCGAGTACGCAATCGCTCTGGCAACCTCAATATCGCCTTAATTTAGTACAGGGTTCGCTTATTTTCAGCGCTGTACTGATTGGTTTATGGGCGGTTTTTTCGTGGACTCCATCCTGGATACAAACCCTTTTTGTGACTGATGCCGATGCGCGACAGGCTCGTGGCATAACCATGATGCTGTTTGGTATAGGGGGAATTCTGGGAGGTGCTGTCTCCGGGCTCTTAGTCAATAAACTAGGGATGCGAACTACATTGCTGGGTACATTTGCCTGTTGCCTGTTTGCCTGCTGGTTGTTATTTGGCACGAATCAGACGTTTTCGCCCCTAATTTATGCAGAAACGGCGCTCCTCTCGCTCTGTTTTGGCGTGAGCCAGGGTACATTATCAAGCTTTGTGCCTCTCCTGTTTCCAATTGCCATTCGGGCAACTGCCTCAGGCTTCAGTTTTAACGTTGGTCGGGTACTGACAGCAACTGGTGTATTTTTTGTTGGTTCGCTGGTTGCCGTTTTTGGCGGCCTGGGGAACGCCTTGCTTTTCTTCTCATTAACGTTTGCACTGGCATTTACCGTGACCTGGTTTAGCCGCCGAGCAACATCTGTTTGA